In a genomic window of Helianthus annuus cultivar XRQ/B chromosome 10, HanXRQr2.0-SUNRISE, whole genome shotgun sequence:
- the LOC110882211 gene encoding ATP-dependent RNA helicase glh-1-like: MRMKDGESIDDYAGKLSGMISKYNSVGAVLGDEELVRKLLDTVTDKYIQLVASMEQYSDVEKMPFEEAIGRLKAYEDRLKLQQGSSTGESSLLFTKVEGVSNNRGFNKHGSGRGRGHTDGDRDGRSGSRGGRGSGRGRGGRNGGKFYHEGNSSYRKSRDKSHVKCFECNQYGHYASECKTEKKQDPEVHLTRETEDEPTLLLSVCGEEAQKWSC; the protein is encoded by the coding sequence ATGCGAATGAAAGACGGAGAGTCCATTGATGATTATGCCGGAAAGTTATCCGGTATGATCTCGAAATACAACAGTGTGGGTGCCGTTTTAGGGGACGAAGAATTGGTAAGGAAGTTACTTGATACCGTCACGGATAAGTACATTCAATTGGTGGCCTCAATGGAACAATATTCGGATGTCGAAAAGATGCCGTTCGAAGAAGCCATAGGTCGGTTAAAAGCCTATGAGGATCGATTAAAACTTCAACAAGGGAGCTCTACCGGTGAAAGTTCGTTACTCTTTACGAAGGTGGAAGGGGTATCAAACAACAGAGGGTTTAATAAACACGGTTCCGGGCGTGGTCGTGGGCATACAGATGGTGACAGAGATGGTAGAAGCGGGTCACGAGGTGGTCGTGGTTCCGGTAGAGGCCGGGGTGGTCGTAACGGAGGCAAGTTTTATCACGAAGGGAATAGTTCGTATCGCAAATCACGTGACAAGAGTCACGTAAAATGTTTCGAATGTAACCAATATGGTCACTATGCCTCCGAATGCAAGACTGAGAAGAAGCAAGATCCAGAAGTGCATTTAACAAGAGAAACCGAAGACGAACCCACCTTGCTATTAAGTGTCTGTGGTGAGGAAGCTCAAAAATGGTCTTGTTAA